One Nocardia farcinica genomic region harbors:
- a CDS encoding DUF3558 domain-containing protein encodes MVGGVLALGVVVVLGGCDSAVDGDAGPAGSTTATVAADVPAGFDPCEDIPQSVLDSERLRQKIPDNSAASGGIKWRGCLWGQPDGYAVSIQTTNITVEMVRAKGFVGAYEFVVSGREAIASRQSEVEKEASCTVNVAMRGGSLSVGLTNPTSAKNTGHLDSCDLARQVAEKVVPALPAGA; translated from the coding sequence GTGGTCGGGGGAGTTCTGGCGCTGGGGGTCGTGGTGGTGTTGGGGGGCTGCGATTCCGCGGTGGATGGAGATGCCGGGCCGGCCGGGAGCACTACGGCGACCGTCGCGGCGGACGTTCCGGCGGGTTTCGACCCGTGCGAGGACATCCCGCAGAGCGTGCTGGATTCGGAGAGGTTGCGGCAAAAGATCCCGGACAACTCGGCTGCATCGGGTGGAATCAAGTGGCGCGGCTGCCTCTGGGGGCAGCCAGATGGGTATGCGGTCAGCATTCAGACGACCAACATCACCGTCGAGATGGTGCGAGCGAAGGGATTCGTAGGTGCATACGAGTTTGTCGTCTCTGGTCGAGAGGCTATCGCCAGTCGTCAATCCGAAGTGGAAAAGGAAGCGTCGTGCACCGTCAACGTGGCGATGCGTGGGGGCAGTCTGTCGGTAGGGTTGACCAATCCAACCTCGGCGAAGAACACAGGACATCTCGATTCCTGTGACCTTGCTCGCCAGGTGGCGGAGAAGGTGGTTCCGGCGCTACCTGCCGGGGCGTGA
- a CDS encoding ESX-1 secretion-associated protein, whose protein sequence is MDTGAVRTFATEHAGIAGQISAAANMDLVGQVSALTPVFGLIGADYLLSFAAAQVLQAKDINDLAAKYNDLSWKAFSAAALFENTDGENAGQLNVQANEI, encoded by the coding sequence GTGGACACCGGCGCGGTCCGGACGTTCGCCACGGAGCACGCGGGCATCGCCGGGCAGATCTCGGCGGCGGCGAACATGGACCTCGTCGGTCAGGTCTCGGCGCTCACGCCCGTCTTCGGCCTGATCGGCGCGGATTACCTGTTGAGTTTCGCGGCCGCGCAGGTGTTGCAGGCCAAGGACATCAACGATCTCGCGGCGAAATACAACGACCTGTCCTGGAAGGCGTTCTCGGCCGCCGCGCTGTTCGAGAACACCGACGGCGAGAACGCCGGCCAGCTGAACGTCCAGGCGAACGAGATCTGA